From the genome of Verrucomicrobiia bacterium, one region includes:
- the acs gene encoding acetate--CoA ligase, translating into MTESAKTISTSSLLQESRTFPPSPETVKRALINAEQYQAMYARSINEPEQFWLEQANELDWFKKPTQACRYTWDTAARKIEHTWFADGQLNLSVNCLDRHLKTSRRDKTALIWQGEAEDHVRRFTYAELHREVCKFANVLKSFGLKKGDRVAIYLPMAPEAAIVMLACTRIGVIHSVVFGGFSADSLTNRINDSTCRLLITANAGVRAGRPILLKDIADKALQSTPSIEKVIVLKHNDIPCQMTAGRDAWYHELMASASPDCAPEVMNAEDYLFMLYTSGSTGKPKGVVHSTAGYLLHSALTTKYMFDIHDDDVYFCTADVGWVTGHSYLVYGPLCIGTTTLMFEGVPTYPDPGRFWKIVEKFKVTAFYTAPTAIRALIRLGDEWVTKHNLSSLRVLGSVGEPINPEAWMWYYRVVGQSRRPIVDTWWQTETGGIMISPFPGASVLKPSSANRPFFGVEPVVLRDDGTECAPNEGGKLCMKKPWPGLMRTTWGDHDRFVDTYFTMFKDLYFSGDGCRVDEDGDYWLMGRVDDVVNVSGHRIGTAEVESALVSHAKVAEAAVAPMPHDIKGQGLYAFVTLKEEVSPSEELKKELIQHVRKEIGAIAAPDKIQFAPGLPKTRSGKIMRRILRKIAEGHPDQVGDTTTLADPAVVEALVQGKQ; encoded by the coding sequence ATGACCGAGTCAGCCAAAACTATTTCCACCAGTTCACTCCTGCAGGAATCGCGCACGTTTCCGCCCTCGCCCGAGACCGTAAAACGCGCCTTGATCAACGCCGAGCAATACCAGGCCATGTACGCTCGCTCGATCAATGAACCGGAGCAATTCTGGCTCGAACAAGCGAACGAACTCGATTGGTTCAAGAAGCCAACCCAGGCCTGTCGTTACACCTGGGATACGGCGGCACGGAAGATCGAGCATACCTGGTTTGCGGATGGTCAGTTGAACCTGAGCGTCAATTGTCTGGACCGTCACCTCAAGACGTCGCGTCGCGATAAAACCGCGCTCATCTGGCAGGGTGAAGCCGAGGATCACGTGCGCCGCTTCACGTACGCGGAATTGCATCGGGAAGTCTGCAAGTTCGCCAACGTGTTGAAATCGTTTGGTTTGAAAAAGGGCGATCGCGTGGCGATTTACCTGCCGATGGCGCCCGAAGCGGCCATCGTGATGCTGGCCTGCACCCGCATCGGGGTGATTCATTCCGTGGTGTTCGGCGGGTTCAGCGCGGATTCACTGACCAACCGCATCAATGACTCGACCTGCCGACTGTTGATTACCGCCAACGCCGGCGTGCGGGCTGGTCGTCCGATTTTGCTCAAGGACATTGCCGATAAGGCGCTGCAAAGCACGCCCTCCATCGAAAAAGTGATCGTGTTGAAGCACAACGATATCCCGTGCCAAATGACGGCGGGCCGCGACGCGTGGTATCACGAATTGATGGCTTCCGCGTCGCCGGATTGCGCGCCTGAAGTAATGAACGCGGAGGATTATCTGTTCATGCTTTACACCAGCGGCTCGACGGGCAAACCCAAGGGCGTCGTGCATAGCACCGCCGGTTATTTGCTGCACTCGGCGCTGACCACCAAATACATGTTCGATATCCATGATGACGATGTGTATTTCTGCACCGCCGACGTCGGCTGGGTCACCGGCCACAGCTATCTGGTTTACGGACCGTTGTGCATCGGCACCACCACGCTGATGTTTGAAGGCGTGCCGACTTATCCCGATCCGGGCCGGTTCTGGAAGATCGTTGAAAAATTCAAAGTCACCGCGTTTTACACCGCGCCCACGGCAATCCGGGCGCTGATTCGATTGGGCGACGAATGGGTTACCAAGCACAACCTGAGTTCCCTGCGCGTCCTCGGCTCGGTGGGCGAACCGATTAATCCCGAGGCGTGGATGTGGTATTATCGCGTCGTGGGGCAGAGCCGGCGGCCCATTGTGGATACCTGGTGGCAAACGGAAACCGGTGGCATCATGATTTCTCCGTTCCCTGGCGCGAGTGTGCTGAAACCGAGCAGCGCGAACCGCCCTTTCTTTGGGGTCGAGCCGGTGGTGTTACGCGATGACGGCACGGAATGCGCGCCCAATGAAGGCGGCAAATTGTGCATGAAAAAACCGTGGCCGGGTTTGATGCGCACCACCTGGGGGGATCACGATCGTTTCGTGGACACTTACTTCACCATGTTCAAAGACCTGTATTTTTCCGGCGATGGTTGCCGCGTGGATGAAGACGGCGATTACTGGTTGATGGGGCGCGTGGATGACGTGGTGAATGTTTCCGGTCACCGCATCGGCACGGCTGAAGTGGAGAGCGCCCTGGTCAGTCACGCGAAAGTGGCGGAAGCCGCCGTCGCTCCCATGCCGCACGACATCAAAGGCCAGGGACTATACGCTTTTGTTACGCTCAAAGAAGAGGTCAGTCCGAGTGAAGAGTTGAAGAAGGAACTGATCCAGCATGTGCGCAAGGAAATTGGCGCGATTGCCGCGCCGGATAAGATTCAATTTGCGCCCGGATTGCCCAAGACCCGCTCCGGTAAAATCATGCGCCGCATCCTGCGCAAGATCGCCGAAGGGCATCCCGATCAAGTGGGCGATACCACCACTCTGGCGGACCCGGCCGTGGTCGAAGCGCTCGTGCAAGGCAAGCAATAG